In a single window of the Cucumis melo cultivar AY chromosome 11, USDA_Cmelo_AY_1.0, whole genome shotgun sequence genome:
- the LOC127144011 gene encoding uncharacterized protein LOC127144011 isoform X2 translates to MEIIREEPSASRPPILDGKNYSYWKPRMIFFIKTLDGKAWRALVAGYDPPMIIVNGVSVPKPEVDWTDAEEQASVGNVRALNAIFNGVDLNVFKLINSCSTAKEAWKTLEVAYEGTSKVKISRLQLITSKFEALRMTEDESVLDYNKRVLEIANESLLLSEKILDSKIMRKVLRSLPKKFDMKVNAIEEAHDITTLKLDELFGSLLMFEMATADRESKKDKRIAFKSTHYQRRNDDGITRRNNENSDRRSDGYIKKKEGDRRILRCRECRGVSHYQAECPTFLKK, encoded by the exons atggagataatcagagaaGAACCATCTGCATCTCGTCCTCCTATTTTAGATGGTAAAAACTACTCATATTGGAAACCTCGGATGATCTTCTTTATTAAGACGTTAGATGGAAAAGCTTGGAGAGCTCTTGTGGCGGGTTATGATCCTCCTATGATTATCGTGAATGGTGTTTCGGTTCCAAAACCTGAAGTTGATTGGACCGATGCTGAAGAGCAAGCTTCTGTTGGGAATGTTAGAGCACTTAACGCGATATTTAATGGTGTTGACCTGAACGTTTTCAAGTTAATAAATTCTTGCAGTACAGCCAAAGAAGCTTGGAAAACCTTGGAGGTAGCGTATGAAGGTACTTCCAAAGTAAAGATTTCAAGATTACAGTTGATAACATCTAAGTTTGAGGCATTAAGAATGACCGAGGATGAATCAGTGCTTGATTACAATAAGAGAGTGCTTGAAATCGCAAATGAATCCTTGCTGCTAAGTGAAAAAATACTTGACTCTAAAATAATGCGGAAAGTACTTCGATCCTTGCCCaaaaaatttgatatgaaagtTAATGCCATTGAAGAAGCTCATGATATTACAACGCTAAAACTTGATGAATTGTTTGGTTCGTTGCTTATGTTTGAGATGGCCACTGCTgatagagaaagtaagaaagACAAGAGAATTGCTTTTAAATCCACACAT TATCAAAGAAGGAATGATGATGGCATTACCAGGAGGAACAATGAAAATTCTGATAGAAGAAGTGATGGttatatcaagaaaaaggaaGGTGACAGAAGGATTTTAAGGTGTAGAGAATGTAGAGGAGTTAGTCATTATCAGGCAGAATGTCCCACATTCctgaaaaaatag
- the LOC127144011 gene encoding uncharacterized protein LOC127144011 isoform X1, translating into MEIIREEPSASRPPILDGKNYSYWKPRMIFFIKTLDGKAWRALVAGYDPPMIIVNGVSVPKPEVDWTDAEEQASVGNVRALNAIFNGVDLNVFKLINSCSTAKEAWKTLEVAYEGTSKVKISRLQLITSKFEALRMTEDESVLDYNKRVLEIANESLLLSEKILDSKIMRKVLRSLPKKFDMKVNAIEEAHDITTLKLDELFGSLLMFEMATADRESKKDKRIAFKSTHVSEEAVSDTEANMNESIALLTKQFTNSLRKLKNTNLTCMNVQTSNQYQRRNDDGITRRNNENSDRRSDGYIKKKEGDRRILRCRECRGVSHYQAECPTFLKK; encoded by the coding sequence atggagataatcagagaaGAACCATCTGCATCTCGTCCTCCTATTTTAGATGGTAAAAACTACTCATATTGGAAACCTCGGATGATCTTCTTTATTAAGACGTTAGATGGAAAAGCTTGGAGAGCTCTTGTGGCGGGTTATGATCCTCCTATGATTATCGTGAATGGTGTTTCGGTTCCAAAACCTGAAGTTGATTGGACCGATGCTGAAGAGCAAGCTTCTGTTGGGAATGTTAGAGCACTTAACGCGATATTTAATGGTGTTGACCTGAACGTTTTCAAGTTAATAAATTCTTGCAGTACAGCCAAAGAAGCTTGGAAAACCTTGGAGGTAGCGTATGAAGGTACTTCCAAAGTAAAGATTTCAAGATTACAGTTGATAACATCTAAGTTTGAGGCATTAAGAATGACCGAGGATGAATCAGTGCTTGATTACAATAAGAGAGTGCTTGAAATCGCAAATGAATCCTTGCTGCTAAGTGAAAAAATACTTGACTCTAAAATAATGCGGAAAGTACTTCGATCCTTGCCCaaaaaatttgatatgaaagtTAATGCCATTGAAGAAGCTCATGATATTACAACGCTAAAACTTGATGAATTGTTTGGTTCGTTGCTTATGTTTGAGATGGCCACTGCTgatagagaaagtaagaaagACAAGAGAATTGCTTTTAAATCCACACATGTAAGTGAGGAGGCTGTAAGTGACACTGAAGCAAACATGAATGAGTCAATAGCCTTATTAACAAAACAATTCACAAATTCCCttcgaaaattaaaaaatacaaatcTCACATGTATGAATGTTCAAACTTCTAATCAGTATCAAAGAAGGAATGATGATGGCATTACCAGGAGGAACAATGAAAATTCTGATAGAAGAAGTGATGGttatatcaagaaaaaggaaGGTGACAGAAGGATTTTAAGGTGTAGAGAATGTAGAGGAGTTAGTCATTATCAGGCAGAATGTCCCACATTCctgaaaaaatag